The following coding sequences lie in one Rutidosis leptorrhynchoides isolate AG116_Rl617_1_P2 chromosome 6, CSIRO_AGI_Rlap_v1, whole genome shotgun sequence genomic window:
- the LOC139853201 gene encoding heavy metal-associated isoprenylated plant protein 16-like has translation MAKQKIVVKVTMNTEKKTRKALRIAASLWGVESASFVGPDKDQIAVTGEGIDSVELTTSLRKSVGYTELVSVGPVEKKPENKDTKATEVLQINPYQYYYNYGYYPYY, from the exons ATGGCAAAG CAAAAGATTGTCGTTAAAGTGACCATGAACACCGAGAAGAAAACTCGTAAGGCTCTAAGGATCGCTGCTAGTCTCTGGG GTGTCGAATCGGCCTCATTTGTTGGACCGGATAAAGACCAGATAGCGGTAACGGGAGAAGGAATTGACTCGGTCGAGTTAACGACTTCGTTAAGAAAGAGTGTGGGGTACACCGAGTTAGTGAGTGTTGGCCCGGTCGAGAAAAAACCCGAAAATAAGGACACAAAAGCAACTGAGGTGTTGCAAATAAATCCGTATCAGTACTACTATAACTACGGTTACTATCCGTACTACTAA